In Geothermobacter ehrlichii, a genomic segment contains:
- a CDS encoding class I SAM-dependent methyltransferase translates to MAKDFKTRVREQFSRTAEGYIRGKGFAGGADLEAALELMKPTQDDTLLDIACGGGHTALFFAPHVRSVVASDLTMQMLKKAQEYLSEEGGVDNVTFREADAEDLPFPAGSFTALTCRIAPHHFTDVPRALREFHRVLRRHVGRMVIIDTLLPEDPEIAEFYQTFEQMRDPTHVRAYTEQEWITMVEEALFKVEKTLIFPKTHDFQEWARRAGLDAAGVKKLNQFFIDAPAKMHDYFQIETFAGEVEAYTDRKILIYATRIDKK, encoded by the coding sequence ATGGCAAAGGATTTCAAGACCCGGGTGCGCGAGCAGTTCTCCCGCACAGCCGAGGGCTACATCAGGGGCAAAGGCTTCGCCGGCGGCGCCGACCTCGAGGCGGCGCTGGAACTGATGAAGCCGACCCAGGACGACACCCTGCTCGACATCGCCTGCGGCGGCGGGCACACTGCTCTTTTCTTCGCTCCGCACGTCAGGTCGGTGGTCGCCTCCGACCTGACCATGCAGATGCTGAAAAAGGCCCAGGAATACCTGAGCGAGGAAGGCGGCGTCGACAACGTCACCTTCCGCGAGGCCGACGCCGAGGATCTGCCCTTTCCGGCCGGCTCATTCACCGCCCTGACCTGCCGCATCGCCCCGCACCATTTCACCGACGTACCAAGGGCGCTGCGCGAATTTCACCGGGTGCTGCGTCGGCACGTCGGCCGCATGGTGATCATCGACACCCTGCTGCCGGAAGACCCGGAAATCGCCGAATTCTACCAGACCTTCGAACAGATGCGCGACCCGACCCACGTGCGGGCCTACACCGAGCAGGAATGGATAACCATGGTGGAAGAAGCCCTGTTCAAGGTCGAAAAAACCCTGATCTTTCCCAAAACCCACGATTTCCAGGAATGGGCCCGGCGGGCGGGGCTCGACGCCGCCGGCGTAAAGAAACTGAACCAGTTCTTCATCGACGCTCCCGCGAAGATGCACGACTACTTCCAGATCGAGACCTTCGCCGGCGAGGTCGAAGCCTACACCGACCGCAAGATCCTCATCTACGCCACCCGCATCGACAAGAAGTAG
- a CDS encoding permease, which yields MESVAPTLIELGRELVKEFLYILPYLAAGVLLEAVIRTFRWHVKIRHALTRFGTWSIVVATLLGVISPLCACATLPLVISLMLAGLPLAPAMSLLVTSPLMSPASYSMLSGMLGIGWASTVTVCAVLLGLFAGLVTHLLRDRGFREDELFRKALPQGDFHDPDYPVEELRCECGKQLSHRVNRCTHNKFLVFLARFWEGSLKIGRFALIGMVIEVLAEFFIPNQWLTALLAGEGVMPILAITFATIPLHLPQVTAASMIFGFFLPDPGQTIPLANGPGIAMLVGGPVTALPVMGIFLSMFKKRVFFLYLALCISGTLTLAFAWRWLGG from the coding sequence GTGGAATCTGTCGCCCCTACCCTGATCGAACTCGGACGCGAGCTGGTCAAGGAGTTTCTCTACATCCTGCCCTATCTGGCGGCCGGCGTGCTGCTGGAAGCCGTCATCCGCACCTTTCGCTGGCATGTCAAGATCCGGCACGCCCTGACCCGGTTCGGAACCTGGTCGATTGTCGTCGCCACCCTGCTCGGGGTGATCAGTCCGCTCTGCGCCTGCGCCACGCTGCCGCTGGTCATTTCCCTGATGCTGGCGGGGCTGCCACTGGCGCCGGCCATGTCGCTGCTGGTGACCTCGCCGCTGATGAGTCCGGCCTCCTATTCCATGCTGTCGGGCATGCTCGGCATCGGCTGGGCCAGCACGGTGACCGTCTGCGCCGTGCTGCTCGGCCTGTTCGCCGGCCTGGTCACCCACCTGCTGCGCGACCGGGGGTTCCGGGAGGACGAACTTTTCCGCAAGGCGCTGCCGCAAGGGGACTTTCACGATCCAGACTACCCGGTTGAAGAGCTGCGCTGCGAATGTGGCAAGCAGCTCTCGCACCGGGTCAACCGCTGCACCCACAACAAGTTTCTGGTCTTTCTGGCGCGCTTCTGGGAGGGGAGCCTGAAGATCGGCCGCTTCGCCCTGATCGGCATGGTGATCGAGGTGCTGGCGGAATTCTTCATTCCCAACCAGTGGCTGACCGCCCTGCTGGCCGGGGAGGGCGTGATGCCGATACTGGCCATCACCTTCGCCACTATCCCCCTGCATCTGCCGCAGGTGACCGCCGCCTCGATGATCTTCGGCTTTTTCCTGCCCGATCCGGGGCAGACCATCCCCCTCGCCAACGGGCCCGGCATCGCCATGCTGGTCGGCGGACCGGTGACCGCCCTGCCGGTGATGGGGATTTTTCTCAGCATGTTCAAGAAGCGGGTCTTCTTCCTCTACCTGGCGCTGTGCATCAGCGGCACGTTGACGCTGGCCTTTGCCTGGCGCTGGCTGGGAGGGTAG
- a CDS encoding class I SAM-dependent rRNA methyltransferase: MAMKRLKVGAETARQLSTGHPWVIADRDTARWPKSLGMGQVVGLESPRGEFLATALAEPGARIVARCLDRQPANIDREWFRRRLRRAVELRRACIPSGRTEAMRLVNGEGDGLPGLTLDRYGDWLMLQFYTPAWQPHLDTLAAAIGQELRPRGLYLKFRPQQTRELAAKGGDGDLVRLVAGEPAPELLPVRENGLTFLVRLNEGLHTGLFLDQRDNRRRFQQASRDRAVLNLFCFTGAFSVAALAGGAASVTSVDASRSYLNWCRRHVEANGLPQQRSELVRGDCFQVLGRLAQQGRVFDLVFVDPPSFSTVGRGRFTTRRGTSELVAALLPVVRPGGIIFACSNHQKVDWAEYLKELRRGAAHSGRTLQVLGTWGQGPDFPFAVGFPEGRYLKCVQLRLEPED, encoded by the coding sequence ATGGCCATGAAACGGCTGAAGGTGGGCGCCGAGACGGCGCGCCAGTTGTCGACGGGGCATCCGTGGGTGATCGCCGACCGGGACACCGCCCGCTGGCCGAAGAGCCTCGGTATGGGGCAGGTGGTCGGACTGGAGTCGCCGCGGGGAGAGTTTCTCGCCACGGCCCTGGCCGAGCCGGGAGCCAGAATTGTCGCCCGCTGTCTCGACCGGCAGCCGGCGAACATCGACCGGGAGTGGTTTCGCCGCCGGCTGCGCCGGGCGGTAGAGCTGCGCCGCGCATGCATTCCGTCCGGCCGGACCGAGGCGATGCGGCTGGTCAACGGCGAGGGGGACGGACTGCCGGGGCTGACCCTCGATCGCTACGGCGACTGGCTGATGCTGCAGTTCTACACCCCGGCCTGGCAACCGCATCTCGACACGCTGGCGGCGGCGATCGGCCAGGAACTGCGCCCGCGGGGGCTCTATCTCAAGTTCCGGCCGCAGCAGACGCGCGAGCTGGCGGCCAAAGGCGGGGATGGCGATCTGGTGCGGCTGGTGGCGGGCGAGCCGGCGCCCGAACTGCTGCCGGTACGGGAGAACGGCCTTACCTTCCTGGTGCGGCTCAACGAGGGTCTGCACACCGGACTCTTTCTCGACCAGCGCGACAACCGCCGGCGGTTCCAGCAGGCCAGCCGGGACAGGGCGGTGCTCAACCTTTTCTGCTTCACCGGTGCCTTCAGCGTCGCGGCGCTGGCCGGCGGCGCCGCCAGCGTGACCAGCGTCGACGCCTCGCGCAGCTACCTCAACTGGTGCCGGCGCCATGTCGAGGCCAACGGTCTGCCGCAACAGCGCAGCGAGCTGGTGCGCGGCGACTGTTTTCAGGTGCTCGGGCGACTGGCGCAGCAGGGGCGCGTTTTTGATCTGGTCTTCGTCGATCCCCCCAGTTTCTCGACCGTCGGTCGGGGCCGGTTCACCACCCGGCGCGGCACCTCCGAGCTGGTGGCGGCGCTGCTGCCGGTGGTGCGGCCGGGTGGAATCATCTTCGCCTGTTCCAATCACCAGAAGGTCGACTGGGCCGAGTATCTGAAGGAGCTGCGGCGGGGCGCCGCCCACAGCGGCCGGACCCTGCAGGTGCTGGGCACCTGGGGGCAGGGTCCGGATTTTCCTTTCGCCGTCGGTTTTCCGGAGGGGCGTTATCTGAAGTGCGTCCAGCTCAGGCTGGAGCCGGAGGACTGA
- a CDS encoding peptidylprolyl isomerase, with the protein MTDKNPQVRLRTSKGDITLELDAARAPETVANFLAYVDDGFYVGTIFHRVIDGFMIQGGGLDAELHPKTAGRPPIRNEADNGLSNARGTIAMARTSDPHSATSQFFINVSDNDLLDHSGKNPQGWGYCVFGRVVEGMETVDAIRQVATGTRGMYQDVPKETIMIEGAERLN; encoded by the coding sequence ATGACCGACAAGAACCCGCAGGTCCGCCTGCGCACCTCGAAAGGGGACATCACCCTCGAACTCGACGCCGCCAGGGCGCCGGAAACCGTCGCCAACTTTCTCGCCTACGTCGATGACGGCTTCTACGTCGGCACCATTTTCCACCGGGTGATCGACGGCTTCATGATCCAGGGTGGCGGCCTGGACGCCGAACTGCACCCCAAGACGGCCGGCCGGCCGCCCATCCGCAACGAGGCGGACAACGGGCTGAGCAACGCCCGCGGCACCATCGCCATGGCCCGCACCTCGGATCCGCACAGCGCCACCAGCCAGTTCTTCATCAATGTCAGCGACAACGATTTGCTCGACCACAGCGGCAAGAATCCCCAGGGCTGGGGCTATTGCGTCTTCGGCCGGGTGGTCGAAGGGATGGAGACGGTCGACGCCATCCGGCAGGTCGCCACGGGCACCCGCGGCATGTACCAGGACGTGCCGAAAGAGACCATCATGATCGAGGGGGCAGAGCGCCTCAACTGA
- a CDS encoding alkaline phosphatase has protein sequence MAEEPIRTTSPASPTPGLRLFFILLCGLLFFVSPGAVANEPARPRNLILMIGDGMGFGHLEAAGYWSPKDGFNPPFACFSFAAAMSTYLAGGSYDPERVSRNPDYLFAGATDSAAAATTLATGHKTAREVIGMARDNHGRLVPVENLLEAAEKLGKATGVITTVPISHATPAGFVAHNPSRKNYPEIAREMLLESPIDVVAGAGHPGYDDDSRPRTRPAYNYLYVGGRKLWQKIVAGQAGGDADGDGTADPWTLVDQRTAIQRLADGPTPKRLLLLAPVATTLQQKRSGNPLAKAGEIPFNPGTPTLAELTRATLNALDDDPDGLVLMIEGGAIDWAGHANQSGRMREELDDFAASVAVVSDWVERHGGWKQTLLIVTADHETGGLEDGHWRTTRHSNSLVPLLARGIGVTDLKSLADKQDPVHGPYLDNAELGRWLLAGQH, from the coding sequence ATGGCTGAAGAACCAATCAGAACCACTTCGCCGGCAAGTCCCACCCCGGGGCTCCGGCTTTTTTTTATCCTCCTGTGCGGGCTGCTCTTTTTCGTCTCCCCCGGGGCTGTCGCCAACGAACCTGCCCGGCCGAGAAACCTGATTCTGATGATCGGCGACGGCATGGGATTCGGCCACCTCGAAGCGGCCGGCTACTGGAGCCCGAAGGACGGCTTCAACCCGCCCTTCGCCTGCTTTTCCTTCGCGGCGGCCATGAGCACCTACCTGGCCGGAGGCTCCTACGACCCTGAACGCGTATCCCGAAATCCCGATTATCTGTTTGCCGGGGCCACCGACTCCGCCGCGGCTGCCACAACGCTGGCAACCGGCCACAAGACCGCGCGCGAGGTCATCGGCATGGCCCGAGACAATCACGGCCGGCTGGTGCCGGTGGAGAACCTGCTCGAAGCAGCCGAAAAGCTCGGCAAAGCGACCGGCGTGATCACTACGGTGCCGATCAGCCACGCCACTCCGGCCGGCTTCGTCGCCCACAATCCTTCGCGCAAAAATTACCCGGAAATCGCCCGCGAAATGCTGCTTGAAAGCCCCATCGATGTCGTCGCCGGGGCCGGTCATCCGGGTTACGATGATGACAGCCGACCGCGCACCCGGCCTGCCTACAACTATCTCTATGTCGGCGGCCGGAAGCTCTGGCAGAAGATTGTTGCGGGGCAAGCCGGAGGCGATGCCGATGGCGATGGTACGGCCGACCCCTGGACGCTGGTGGATCAGCGGACGGCCATCCAGCGGCTGGCGGACGGACCGACCCCGAAACGACTGCTGCTTCTGGCCCCGGTGGCCACAACCCTGCAGCAGAAACGCTCCGGCAATCCGCTGGCGAAGGCGGGGGAGATTCCATTCAACCCGGGAACGCCGACCCTGGCCGAACTGACCCGCGCAACCCTCAACGCCCTTGACGACGACCCCGACGGCCTGGTCCTGATGATCGAAGGCGGCGCCATCGACTGGGCCGGCCATGCCAATCAGTCGGGGCGGATGCGCGAGGAACTGGACGACTTCGCCGCCAGCGTTGCCGTGGTCAGCGACTGGGTCGAACGGCACGGCGGCTGGAAACAGACTCTGCTGATCGTCACCGCCGATCATGAAACCGGCGGACTTGAAGACGGACACTGGCGAACAACCCGACACAGCAACAGCCTGGTCCCGCTGTTGGCGCGCGGCATCGGCGTTACCGACCTGAAATCACTGGCCGACAAACAGGATCCGGTCCACGGCCCCTACCTCGACAACGCCGAACTCGGCCGCTGGCTGCTGGCTGGTCAGCACTGA
- a CDS encoding flavodoxin family protein, producing the protein MTKSKTAIAIVGSYRKGGTVDAAVSEIVSSLQQQGIESEKIYLQDCTIAFCTNCRSCLQTPGPSRGRCIHEDDMENLLQRIEAADVLVIGAPTNAGSVNALTRRFLERCVGFAYWPWGARAPVLRVKTRRKASILVSASGAPALIGRYFNDTMKTLRTLSRYLGARPVGTVWIGGVTAEKYRISVRTRKRIHRLTHKLVEH; encoded by the coding sequence ATGACGAAGAGCAAAACCGCCATCGCCATCGTCGGCAGCTACCGCAAGGGCGGAACGGTCGACGCCGCCGTCAGTGAAATCGTTAGCTCCCTGCAGCAACAAGGCATCGAAAGCGAAAAGATCTACCTGCAGGACTGCACCATCGCATTCTGCACCAACTGCCGCTCCTGCCTCCAGACACCGGGACCGTCCCGCGGCCGGTGCATCCACGAAGACGACATGGAAAACCTGCTGCAACGGATCGAGGCCGCCGATGTTCTGGTCATCGGCGCTCCCACCAACGCCGGCAGCGTCAACGCCCTGACGAGAAGGTTTCTCGAGCGGTGCGTCGGTTTCGCCTACTGGCCATGGGGTGCGCGTGCACCCGTCCTTCGCGTCAAAACCAGGCGCAAAGCGTCGATCCTGGTATCGGCCAGCGGCGCGCCGGCTCTGATCGGCAGGTATTTCAACGACACGATGAAGACCCTGCGAACGCTTTCGCGATACCTGGGCGCCCGACCGGTCGGCACGGTCTGGATCGGCGGTGTGACCGCTGAAAAATACAGGATATCGGTCAGGACGAGAAAAAGGATCCATCGCCTGACGCACAAGCTGGTTGAACATTGA
- a CDS encoding delta-60 repeat domain-containing protein, producing MKYARTILSGLLIVALGILPTGCGSGGGVPTFTVGGTVTGLDGTLVLQNNGKDSLTITADGTFTFASPQAIGSTCSVTIATQPPSQSCYVTNGSRTISDADVADIEVHCYDSGTPDPTFGTAGVVVYDNPTQTLSYWDDWGCAITTDTTGRILVTGASYESHTLTEDMLAWRYNPDGSLDSSFGSGGVVTDLGETANTVNRGVSVTVDANGRIVIMGTRRNFAGNLDLALWRYNANGVLDASFGNGGIVISDNAAGGNRDDAGYAGMIDSSGRILVAGASDNGSDRDLVVWRFREDGTPDLTFGNGGVVVYDHAGGNLWGDQGVAIAEDADGKILVTGYVDNGSNNDMALWRFNADGSLDASFGNSGVVVDDNAAGGNDNDAGLGCALDLTGRILVTGWSMNGHDGDMVLWAFNGDGSPDMTFGNAGKVVFAGPDASLWGDIGNGLLVDANGRIVVVGAIGRTSGPDMAVWRFNPDGTPDVTFGTGGVMVYDAAFDAGGIDDVGWALTIDADGKLLVTGYSRGVVSSDMVVWRVIP from the coding sequence ATGAAATACGCCAGGACGATACTGTCTGGACTGCTGATCGTTGCACTTGGCATCCTGCCGACAGGCTGTGGTTCCGGAGGAGGGGTCCCCACTTTCACCGTTGGCGGCACGGTGACGGGGCTTGACGGCACCCTGGTATTGCAGAACAACGGCAAAGACTCTCTAACCATAACCGCGGACGGTACATTCACCTTTGCCTCTCCCCAAGCCATCGGCTCCACCTGTAGCGTGACCATAGCCACGCAACCTCCTTCACAGAGCTGTTACGTGACGAACGGCTCCCGAACGATATCCGACGCGGATGTGGCTGATATCGAGGTGCATTGCTACGATTCGGGTACACCCGATCCTACCTTCGGTACGGCCGGTGTGGTGGTCTACGACAACCCCACTCAGACCCTCAGCTATTGGGATGACTGGGGGTGTGCCATTACAACCGATACCACCGGCAGAATCCTGGTTACGGGGGCGAGCTATGAATCCCATACGTTGACCGAGGATATGCTGGCCTGGCGCTACAACCCTGACGGTTCCCTTGATTCCTCCTTTGGTTCAGGTGGCGTGGTGACAGACCTCGGCGAAACTGCGAATACCGTCAACAGAGGGGTATCGGTGACGGTTGATGCAAACGGCAGGATTGTGATCATGGGAACCCGTCGCAATTTTGCCGGGAATCTGGACCTAGCCCTGTGGCGTTACAACGCCAACGGTGTCCTCGACGCCTCTTTTGGCAATGGTGGGATCGTGATTTCCGACAATGCCGCCGGCGGGAACAGGGACGATGCAGGATATGCAGGCATGATCGATTCCAGTGGCCGTATCCTGGTTGCGGGTGCCAGTGACAACGGCTCTGACCGGGACCTGGTTGTCTGGAGGTTTCGTGAGGATGGTACTCCCGATCTGACCTTTGGCAATGGGGGTGTTGTTGTCTATGATCATGCTGGCGGAAACCTTTGGGGTGATCAGGGTGTGGCGATTGCTGAAGATGCTGACGGCAAAATTCTGGTGACAGGGTATGTCGACAATGGCAGTAACAACGATATGGCCTTGTGGCGGTTCAATGCCGATGGGAGTCTTGATGCCAGCTTCGGCAACTCCGGCGTAGTTGTCGATGACAATGCTGCCGGGGGAAACGATAATGATGCAGGGCTGGGCTGTGCCCTCGATTTGACCGGCAGGATTCTTGTCACGGGCTGGAGCATGAACGGTCATGACGGTGACATGGTTCTCTGGGCTTTTAATGGTGACGGTTCCCCCGATATGACTTTCGGCAATGCCGGGAAGGTTGTTTTTGCCGGCCCGGATGCCAGTTTATGGGGGGACATAGGCAATGGCCTCCTTGTCGACGCCAATGGCAGGATCGTGGTCGTCGGGGCCATAGGCCGCACTTCTGGCCCGGACATGGCGGTTTGGCGCTTCAATCCGGACGGTACCCCTGATGTGACTTTTGGCACAGGCGGAGTTATGGTATACGATGCGGCATTCGATGCAGGGGGCATTGATGATGTGGGGTGGGCTTTAACGATCGATGCGGACGGCAAATTGCTTGTAACAGGGTACAGCCGCGGAGTTGTCAGTAGTGACATGGTCGTCTGGCGGGTGATTCCGTAG
- a CDS encoding YciI-like protein has translation MYFLLFYDYVENVVERRAPYREEHLALAREFLDRGELVLGGAYADPVDGAALVFRVEARDRVEEFVRRDPYVAHGIVTGWRIREWTVVVGTAAL, from the coding sequence ATGTATTTCCTGCTCTTTTACGATTACGTCGAAAATGTCGTCGAGCGGCGGGCCCCCTACCGCGAGGAGCACCTTGCCCTGGCGCGGGAATTTCTTGACAGGGGAGAACTCGTACTGGGTGGAGCCTATGCTGATCCGGTAGACGGTGCCGCCCTGGTGTTCAGGGTGGAGGCTCGTGACCGGGTCGAGGAGTTCGTTCGCAGGGATCCCTATGTCGCTCACGGGATCGTGACGGGCTGGCGGATCAGGGAATGGACGGTCGTCGTCGGTACCGCCGCCCTGTAA
- a CDS encoding aminotransferase class IV, which produces MLSVCLGRLSEGAPQVDADQAALLYGDSLFETIRARGRELFWLDDHLDRIESGCRQSGIPFDRRQAEDDLARLASALPWPDARVRLTAGSGPLGSDLQPQGGLQFASAVPYTPPTPVDIRRGVACVFAPNRRVNSVSDLPQMKRGNYADCLYARRHAIANGAFEAVFVEPDGELLEGSISNIFLLLDGVLLTPPAGTLVLPGIARARVLQAARQLGLPTLEQPLYRDLLPQAREVFLTNSMFGLLPVTKIDALKLPAGPVARKIRQALGPPFADTQA; this is translated from the coding sequence ATGCTGAGCGTCTGCCTGGGCCGCCTGAGCGAAGGAGCGCCGCAGGTCGACGCCGACCAGGCGGCCCTGCTCTACGGCGACAGCCTGTTCGAAACCATCCGCGCCCGCGGCCGCGAGCTGTTCTGGCTCGACGACCACCTCGACCGCATCGAAAGCGGCTGCCGGCAAAGCGGCATTCCCTTCGACCGCCGGCAGGCCGAAGACGACCTCGCCCGGCTGGCATCCGCCCTTCCCTGGCCCGACGCCCGCGTGCGGCTCACCGCCGGCAGCGGCCCTCTCGGGTCCGACCTGCAACCGCAGGGCGGCCTGCAGTTCGCCAGCGCCGTCCCCTACACGCCGCCGACACCCGTCGACATCCGTCGTGGCGTCGCCTGCGTCTTTGCACCCAACCGCCGGGTCAACAGCGTATCCGACCTGCCGCAGATGAAGCGGGGCAACTACGCCGACTGCCTGTACGCCCGCCGGCACGCCATCGCCAACGGCGCCTTCGAGGCAGTCTTCGTCGAACCGGACGGAGAGCTGCTGGAAGGGAGCATCAGCAACATCTTTCTGCTGCTCGACGGCGTTCTGCTCACCCCGCCCGCCGGCACCCTGGTGCTGCCCGGAATCGCCCGCGCCCGGGTGCTGCAAGCTGCCCGGCAACTCGGCCTGCCGACGCTGGAGCAACCGCTGTACCGCGATCTGCTGCCACAGGCCCGGGAGGTCTTTCTGACCAACAGCATGTTCGGCCTGCTGCCGGTGACGAAAATCGACGCCCTCAAACTGCCCGCCGGCCCCGTCGCCCGCAAGATTCGCCAGGCTCTCGGCCCGCCCTTCGCTGACACGCAGGCTTGA
- a CDS encoding anthranilate synthase component I family protein: MTVRTLTRPLDSFDPLAAWLHLGAAPPGFCESAMTDVRIGRYSILPLRTTACYRLDGDGLRLSENGTTTALPGPVWRHLARRLEQAAISEATSVFPGGFFGLFAYDLAGQIEELPRRARRDLPVPELLLYWVDQTAVYDHHTRQLHIASLDPNTDLEALAETVIAAARRPLPVAAPKVTAPRPVMPAGRFRTMVARCKEYIAAGDIYQANLSCRFDSRIEGPSWPLYRELRRINPSPFACLLHTPQLDLVSASPERLVMLHGEQAETRPIAGTRPRGYTPPEDDRLGRELLGHPKERAEHIMLVDLERNDLGKVCRVGSVEVDELMVLERYSHVTHIVSNVRGRLRPDRGPFDLVRAMFPGGTITGVPKKRCMEIIDELEPVGRGSYTGSVGYLSVTGRLDLNILIRGFQRLGNHLSYQTGAGIVADSDSEREWQECLGKGRALNLVLERFAC; encoded by the coding sequence ATGACCGTTCGTACCCTGACCCGACCCCTCGACAGTTTCGATCCACTGGCCGCCTGGCTGCACCTGGGCGCGGCGCCGCCCGGCTTCTGCGAAAGCGCCATGACCGACGTCCGCATCGGCCGCTACAGCATCCTGCCCCTGCGCACCACCGCCTGCTACCGGCTCGACGGCGACGGCCTGCGGCTGAGCGAAAACGGCACGACCACCGCCCTGCCCGGCCCGGTCTGGCGACACCTGGCCAGGCGGCTGGAACAGGCGGCGATCAGTGAGGCCACCAGCGTCTTTCCCGGCGGTTTCTTCGGACTGTTCGCCTACGACCTGGCCGGACAGATCGAAGAGCTGCCGCGTCGGGCCAGGCGCGATCTGCCAGTGCCCGAACTGCTCCTCTACTGGGTCGACCAGACGGCGGTCTACGATCACCACACCCGGCAGCTGCACATCGCCAGCCTCGACCCGAACACCGACCTGGAGGCCCTGGCCGAAACGGTGATCGCCGCCGCGAGGCGGCCACTGCCGGTCGCCGCGCCGAAGGTGACCGCGCCGCGGCCGGTGATGCCGGCCGGGCGGTTTCGCACCATGGTCGCCCGCTGCAAGGAATACATCGCCGCCGGCGACATCTACCAGGCCAACCTCTCCTGCCGCTTCGACAGCCGCATCGAAGGCCCGTCCTGGCCCCTCTACCGGGAGCTGCGCCGGATCAACCCTTCTCCCTTCGCCTGCCTGCTGCACACCCCGCAGCTCGACCTCGTCTCCGCCTCGCCGGAGCGTCTGGTGATGCTGCACGGCGAGCAGGCGGAAACCCGGCCCATCGCCGGCACCCGGCCGCGCGGCTACACGCCGCCGGAGGACGACCGGCTCGGCCGCGAACTGCTGGGCCATCCCAAGGAGCGGGCCGAGCACATCATGCTGGTCGACCTGGAGCGCAACGACCTGGGCAAGGTCTGCCGCGTCGGCAGCGTCGAGGTCGACGAGCTGATGGTGCTGGAACGCTACTCCCACGTCACCCACATCGTCTCCAACGTGCGCGGCCGCCTGCGTCCCGACCGCGGGCCCTTCGACCTGGTGCGGGCGATGTTTCCCGGCGGCACCATCACCGGCGTGCCGAAGAAGCGCTGCATGGAGATCATCGACGAGCTCGAGCCGGTCGGCCGCGGCAGCTACACCGGCAGCGTCGGCTACCTTTCGGTCACCGGCCGCCTCGACCTGAACATCCTGATCCGCGGCTTCCAGCGCCTGGGGAATCACCTCAGCTACCAGACCGGCGCCGGCATTGTCGCCGATTCGGACTCGGAGCGGGAATGGCAGGAATGCCTCGGCAAGGGGCGTGCCCTCAACCTCGTCCTGGAGAGATTCGCATGCTGA